Part of the Eshraghiella crossota genome is shown below.
GCGTGTCCGATATAAAAAATGTAACAAAGAAAAGTTACATAATCATATGATAATTGTGGGATGCCCAGGAATCTCATTATTATTCCGGCAAAAGGATTCGCCGGTGATAACGTTTAAGCGGAACAGAATAAGACACTGGCCGGTGTCATCTGTTACTGGCTTAGATAATTTTAAAATTCAATTACATGGAGGTAATTATTATGGTAGTACAGCACAATTTAACAGCTATGAACTCTAACAGAATGTTAGGAGTAACAACAAGCAAACAGGCAAAATCAACAGAGAAGTTATCATCAGGTTATAAGATTAACAGAGCAGCCGATGATGCAGCAGGACTTTCAATTTCTGAAAAGATGAGAAAGCAGATCCGTGGACTTACACAGGCTTCTTCAAACGCACAGGATGGTATCAGTGCAGTGCAGACAGCAGAAGGTGCATTAAATGAAGTTCAGGATATGTTACAGAGAATGAACGAACTTGCAGTTAAGGCAGCTAACGGAACTAACTCAGAAGATGACAGAAATTACATCCAGGATGAAGTTAACCAGCTCATCAAGGAAATCGACAGAGTATCAACAACAACCAAGTTCAACGAGACATACCTCTTAAAGGGCGATGACGCTACAGCAGCAACTGTTGCAGATACAGCAGTTGATGCGGGTATAACAGGTAGTGCTACTGCTAACCCAACATTTACAATTGATTTTACCGGAATTACAGCTCCAACCGAAGGTAAGTCTGATGTTACAATTAATATTGCAGGTAAGTCATATTCTGTAACTGTAGAAAAAGGTGACGATGCAGCAAAGATTGGTGATAAGATAGCAAGTGCAATTAATAACAACAAGATTGTAGATGATACTGCAGGTGAATACGAAGCTACTAACGCTGACGGAACCATTACACTTACAGGCGCTAAGAAAGCAGCAGCTACAACTGATTTATCAGCAACAGCGAACAAAGACGTAACAGTTAAATCATCAGGAATTCTTACACTTGATCTTCACGTTGGTGCAGACTCAACAGCAGACAACCAGATTAGCGTAGATATCAAGCAGATGTCAGCAGATGTACTTGGATTAAAGACAGGCAAGTCATCAACAACAGCAGCAGAGAATGATACACTTCTTGTAAATGGATCAAATGATGATAATGCAAGAAAAGCAATCGATACAATCGCATCAGCACTTCAGGAAGTATCTAAGCAGCGTTCAGCACTTGGTGCAGCTCAGAACCGTCTCGAGCATACAA
Proteins encoded:
- a CDS encoding flagellin, whose translation is MVVQHNLTAMNSNRMLGVTTSKQAKSTEKLSSGYKINRAADDAAGLSISEKMRKQIRGLTQASSNAQDGISAVQTAEGALNEVQDMLQRMNELAVKAANGTNSEDDRNYIQDEVNQLIKEIDRVSTTTKFNETYLLKGDDATAATVADTAVDAGITGSATANPTFTIDFTGITAPTEGKSDVTINIAGKSYSVTVEKGDDAAKIGDKIASAINNNKIVDDTAGEYEATNADGTITLTGAKKAAATTDLSATANKDVTVKSSGILTLDLHVGADSTADNQISVDIKQMSADVLGLKTGKSSTTAAENDTLLVNGSNDDNARKAIDTIASALQEVSKQRSALGAAQNRLEHTIANLDNVVENTTSAESSIRDTDMATEMVKYSNNNILAQAGQAMLAQANQSNQGVLSLLQ